The window acgcctggccgatcggcacggggtcttcgacatcgagtccGTGGCTCGGATAGTATAAGcttggccgatcggcacggggtcttcgacatcgagtccgtggctcggataatatacgttcggtcgatcggcacggggtcctcgacatcgagcccgtgactcggataatatacgcctagCCGATCGACTCGGGGGTCTTCGATCGAGGAACTTTGGCAAAGCAAATAACTGAGAGAGAATATAACAGAAACACTGACCGAGGTCATGAGAATGGCAGAATTTTCCGGCaatgtccatcttcacgttccagatcaggtgcgttcccacagacagcgccaatttGATTCTGTCGGGAAGTTGAGAAGACAGACCTGCTTGTGTGTcttgtctggaaggttgaccgcatccctaTGACCCGGCTGATGAGCTGTCTCCTGTGTTAACTAAGTCGTCCGAAGTCTTCTGGTCAGCAATGCCTGTATCCAatgaccgggttgccccggtctctggtaccccggtGCTCGAGGCGACCCCACCAATATATGAGCAACCAAATAATAGTGGAATAGTGAAATAAATACAATATGAAGgcgatgacgtaccctggccccggggcgCCCTTGGATAGGTGGGTGAgctgatcgagtcgtcgtgaCCCTGAATAGTAGATAAATGTCCACCAGGCGAGTAGCTGGCTTCGGTGGCTTGAAGTCGGGCGCGATATGGATCCGCAAGGTGACGCACGGTCCGACTACAGTCTCGACTCGCAAGCCGGCATACAACAGCGACACGAAAGCCGCACAcactctcggctcgcaggccggaatatagGCATAGTACGATACTTGAGCTCTCGGACGGCGGCTGCTTGGAGGGTGACGACGGTGGCGCCCGCTGGGGATGATTATGGTGGTCGCAGGAGGCACAGTCGGCGGCTGGAGGTGGCATCGGGCGCTGGGGTCGGCGGAGGCGGCGACAGCCGCTGTCGGCGACAATGACATCCCCTGGAGTCGGTTGCGATGGTGGTGGCGGTGGCCTCACGAGGCTGCAGCGGTGCTTGTCGGGGACGGCGGCGCGCGCTGGCGGCAGCGGCGGTGCGCTGGTGGCAGCGGCGCATGCTGATGGCGGTCGTAGGAAGCGGCAGCTGTAGTCGCCAGAGGCGGAAGTAGTGCCCGTCGGGGGCGATGGCGCACACTGGCGGCAGCGACGCGTGCTGGTTATATCATTGGTGGTGCTCCTCGTCGTCGTCCACCAGGTCTGTCGGGCGGTGCCctgaggagaaagaagaaggaggGTTGCGGTCGGCGTCGCAAGGAGGAGAGGAAAAGAGTGGTGACCGGCGCCGACGAGGAGCGAGAAGGGGAGAAACGACCCCCGTCCCTACTCAGGTTGGCGGCGGCTGCCCCCCACGAACCCATCCCCCCTCCTCTGCCTTTGTTCGTGAACAGTGCTTATGCGCACAAAAACCCTAAAGCCTTATCCTCCCAAATGATGAAAATGCCCCCTTCACTCAATTCCCCTCATGCCCTAAACTACATCCGGATCACTTTCTATGTCCCAATCTCACAACATTGCTTATTTCTCACTCTAACAATTTTGGAATAAAGGTATACGCTTAAGACTTAGGCTAATAATCATTTTGTTCGTGATTGCTTCCACTAGAAGAAAATTGTCAATTTgtgactaaattaaaatttagtcGCTAAATAAAAAAGTATTAAAACACCtagtcattaatttttttttatcattaacaACTGATTTTAATCCATCATAAAATAACAGTTGATTAGAAATTTTAAATGTTAATTTTTCACTTTTACTCTAATATTTACGACGAAGCAAATACGTTCCAAATCTAATCCCCCCACAAcaattttaagttattttatcATTAGTGACTGATATTTAAAATCGATTGCAAAATAATAACTATTTAGtaatttcaattgttaattttTCACCTTGACTTCAATTTGTAACCGAtcgtaataaaatttaaaatagttaaataaagactaattaatattttttattataaattaatGGCAGAGTGAGACATTTAGCcactattttttttcattttaatttttttattaacgaactaatttttaaaatcaatcgtTATTTtgtgatatttttaaaaaacgtCACAAAATAATGATTGATTGGTAATTTCCATTGTTAATTTTTTACTTTTAGAGCATTCACATCAGTTACCTTATTCAAAAAATTTATCCTATGCATCAATTCcttatccattccctaaatttagatttgatgaataatgATTATTTAAATTCAGAGAATGAAATCTCTaccctaaaataaaataatattttctttttaatcTATCTCCTTGCactcaatctctctccttccactcattccataaatataataataaaaatagaagaaagagaaaataataataaaaaattaaggatgatggaaattttagagtatttgatgtagtgtgtatgaaaaatgattatctaaatttaataaagtgggtcatttaccctaaattttaaatatagtaTAACTGATGTGAATACTGTTATATTTTACATTCGTTGTGTTTCTCTAATAGTCTATAAAGATTCAAATCGTTCCTCCATTGTTCCTCCGTGGTAACTCTTCCGTTCAACAATATTCCAACCCTATCATCATCATATGAGGTGGTCATGGTCGCAAGAGGCTATCAACTGTAGTTGCATCAGGCAACCTTCCCTATGCTCGTATCAGGCGATCGACCCTGCCCTTTGCACAGTGGTCGATCCCCTACTTGCTACGTGCAGTACGGTCGACACAGACATTAATGGATCATTTTTTGCAAGTTCAAAATAACAGACAAATTGAAGCAAATTAGATAAGCTATCAATTGACTCTTGTACTTTAAATCTTTGGGATTATGATACAGTGATTAGACTTTTCAAACGATTAATCATACATTTAAGATTCGAATCTTAGTTACGATGCACTATAATGATTTTTTTCTAATGAGATAACAAACCTAAGAACGCTGACTAATTAGATGCATGAGCCTTCTTGAGCGTTTTCTAATTTATACTAATAGTTGGTATAAAACTTTCATGGGACAGAATTAATTACCTTTAAAATTAATCGTTTCAACAGTTGAATACTGGATTATCAAAGAAAAAACGAGGAACTCCTTAAATAACATATTCAAGTTAATTATTCATAAGTCACTAAATGTACTAGCTAGATCACCTATCAACTCAACTAACTCAACTCAACTTAGATTAGTATTAAGAATAGTTCTTTTaagaaacaattttaaaattatttaattttattgagATAGTTGGTGGGAGTGGCATTTCTCACCGTAGCGCCATGTCAGCAGATTGACAACGGACGAACTTAATTAAAAAACAGGTGAGATTTGACATTAATCTCATGTCCTATTATACTTAATAACCTGGTTATTGTGCTTGTGATGGAACTATCAATTAACCCAAACACAGAAACACTATATGTTACATACTGTaacatttatttttaagaaaCCAAACCAAAAATTTGCAAATTGTTTTAcctttttaattaaaaatcataaactaatTCCATATTTGTTGATCGCGGGGAAAGAGAATACGTGTGATTTCGTATGGTAAAAGAATAATTATAAAGATCTATTTTGATTTGTAATGATTATTAATGTTGCCTGTTGGTAATAACATATTAATTTATATTGGTTATAATAACATGATGTAATTATGCCATTAATATGATTGCACTATTGCCCCGCCCAACCCTAATGATTATGGAAGTCATATGTCAGCAATCGACTTGCTTACCCATGAAGTTTCTAACTCAAGACGTGTCAAAATGCTGTAAATATTAATATAAGAGACCTACTTATTATTCCTTAATATTCAAAGATTAATAAATCACTTACTAATAATAAACGAATAAATAAGGCATTTAACGAAATAATTAAACAAACAACGCGGTGGACCAGCTGGCACCTGTCGAAGACCGCAGGTCACGAGTCggattaataaatatattacccGATCCGCTAGGCTACCCGTTCGGGCTATAAATACCCCCGCTTCCTGGTTCATCTCGTCTACGCCGCCTTCGCCCTTCTGTTCGCTTACTCTTCTCTGTTGTTGCTTACCCTCGTACCGAGACCTCGTCGTAGTTTCAATGGCCGCCTTCGGAGCCCAAGCCCTCGCGATCTGCCTCGCCGTGGTTTTCTTCGCCTCCTTCCTCGCTGGAGGAGCCTTCGCTGCCGAGGCTCCCGCCCCCGCACCCACCTCTGCGGCCTGCGTCGTCTCCCCGCCGCTCGCCGTCGC is drawn from Zingiber officinale cultivar Zhangliang chromosome 1B, Zo_v1.1, whole genome shotgun sequence and contains these coding sequences:
- the LOC122042574 gene encoding serine/arginine repetitive matrix protein 1-like, translated to MKRTINRLESNPTEDFNQSALRIHQRRRDPRSRATEEAMKATASGGETTQAAEVGAGAGASAAKAPPARKEAKKTTARQIARAWAPKAAIETTTRSRYEGKQQQRRVSEQKGEGGVDEMNQEAGGTARQTWWTTTRSTTNDITSTRRCRQCAPSPPTGTTSASGDYSCRFLRPPSACAAATSAPPLPPARAAVPDKHRCSLVRPPPPPSQPTPGDVIVADSGCRRLRRPQRPMPPPAADCASCDHHNHPQRAPPSSPSKQPPSESSSIVLCLYSGLRAESVCGFRVAVVCRLASRDCSRTVRHLADPYRARLQATEASYSPGGHLSTIQGHDDSISSPTYPRAPRGQGGGGGLGSWGAATANLSGDGGSFSPSRSSPAPVTTLFLSSLRRRPQPSLFFLLRAPPDRPGGRRRGAPPTLSPARVAAASARHRPRRALLPPPATTTVASCDRHQHASLPLPATAINMRRCRHRAPLPPARTAVPDRHRRSLVRPPPPPSQPTPGAVIVTDSGCRRLRRPQRPMPPPAADCASCDHHSCPQRTPSSSPSKQPPSEGSGIVLCLRPASRECVRLSCRYCMPACESRL